A segment of the Streptomyces sp. ITFR-21 genome:
GACCCGTTCGCACCCGCCGAGGCGCTGACCTTCGACGAAGCGCTCGCCCTTTACACCCGCAACGCCGCCCACGCCTCCTTCGACGAGAAGAAGAAGGGCTCGGTCACCGTCGGCAAGTACGCCGACCTGACGGTGCTGCGCGACGACCCGCGAACGGTCCCGGCCACGACGATCTCGCAGATCGGCGTCGCGGCCACGATTCTCGGAGGTGAAATCGTTCATGAGGCAACGACCACAGCGCCCTGCTGACCCGGCACGGCGCCGCGGAGCCGAGCGCTCGCAGGGAGCCGCGCGATGAACGCCCGGCTGGCCTACGCGCTCCGCAGAGTGCTGCTCACCGTGCCCGTGCTCCTCGCGACGAGCGTCTTCGTCTTCCTGCTGATCCGGCTGGTGCCCGGCGATCCGGTCCGCACCATGCTCGGCATCCGGGCCACCCCGACCACCGTCGCCACCGTCCGCGACCAGCTCGGTCTTGACCACTCGCTGCCCGAGCAGTACTGGATGTGGCTCACCGGGATCTTCCACGGCGACCTGGGCACGGACTTCGTCAGCCACGAGCCCATCACCCGGCTGCTGGGCGTGGCGTTGCCGGTCACCCTCGAACTGACCGTGCTGGCGATGCTGCTCGCGCTGCTGGCCGGTGTGCCGCTGGGAGTGCTGGCCGCCACCCGCGGCGGCTGGAGCCGCAAGCTCACCGGCGGGTTCGTGATCGGCGCCATCAGCATCCCGGACTTCTGGCTCGGCCTGATGCTGGTCCTGGTCTTCACCGGGGTCTTCAACCTGCTGCCACCCACCGGGTACGTGGCGCTGACCACCGACCCCGTGCAGAACATCCGGTACATGATCCTGCCGGTGCTGACCCTGGCGACCGGTCAGAGCGCGTACATCCTGCGCACCACCCGGGCCGCCATGCTCGGCACGCTGGGCGAGCCGTTCGTCGCCTTCCTGCGGGCCAAAGGACTGCGGGAGCGGTCGGTGGTCGCGGTGCACGCGCTGCGCAACTCCTCCGGGCCGATCGTGACCGTCACCGGCATCCAGTTCGGTGTGCTGCTCGGCGGCGCCATCGTCATCGAGACCCTGTTCGCCCTGCCCGGCGTCGGGCGGCTCGTCGTCACCGCCATCAGCCAGCGCGACTACGTGGTGGTGCAGGGCGGCGTCCTGGTGGTCGCCTGCCTGTTCATCGTGGTCAACCTGCTCACCGACCTCGTTCACGGGCTGCTCGACCCGCGGGTGGAAGAGGCGGTGGCGCGATGACCGCCGTGGACCAGCGCCGGACGAAACCGGTGCCCGCCCGCACCCTGCTCGGCGGCAGCGCGCGGCTGAGCCGGCGGCTCGGCGGCCGGGAGGGCGTGATCGGGTGGTCGCTGCTGGCGGTGCTGGTGCTGATCGCCCTGCTCGCTCCGCTGCTCGCCCCGCACAGTGCCGAGGCGATCGACGACTCCCGGGTGTTCGGGTCGCCCACTGCCGCGCACCCGCTCGGCTCCGACGACCTCGGACGCGACGTGCTCAGCCGCATCCTGTTCGCCTACCGGGTCTCGCTCGGCATCGCGGTCGGCTCCGTGGTGCTGGCGATGCTCATCGGCATCCCGCTCGGTGTGCTCGCCGGATACGCCGGCGGCTGGGTGGATCTGGTGCTGATGCGAGCCGTCGACCTGCTGCTGGCCTTCCCGGCCCTGCTGCTGGCCATCTCGCTGATCGCGATCCTCGGTCCCGGCAGCGGCGTCGCCCTGCTGGCGATCGCGGTGATCTACATACCGATCATGGCCCGGGTGGTACGCGGTTCCGTACTGGTGGTGCGGAACCAGCCGTATGTCGCCGGGGCCAGGACCCGGGGCGTGTCGCACCTGCGGATCGTGTGGGGCCACGTGCTGCCCAACTCCATCGGGCCGGCGCTGGTGCAGGCCAGCGTGCTGACCGCGTTCGCCATCATCATCGAGGCGTCGCTGTCCTTCCTCGGCCTCGGTGCCCAACCGCCCACCCCCGAACTCGGCCTGATGCTCGCCGAGGGCAACAACTACCTGACCCAGGCGCCGTGGGTGGAGATCTTCCCCGGCCTGGCGATCTCGCTGACCGTCTTCGCCTTCAACATGATCGGCGACGGACTGCGGCGCGGCTTCGACCCCTACGGGATGGCGCGATGAACGAGACGCTGGTGCAGTTCCGTTCGGTCGGTGTCCGGTACGCGTCCGGCGCCGGCGAGGTCTCCGCCGTGCGAGACGTCTGCCTCGACCTCCACAGCGGTGAGACCTTCGGCCTGGTGGGGGAGTCCGGCTGCGGCAAGACCACCCTGGCCATGGGCCTGATGGGGCTGCTGCCGCCGGCCGCCCGGGTCGACGGCGACATCGTCTTCCAGGGCCGCGAGCTGGGATCGCTGCCGGAGTCCGAGCGACGGGCGCTGCGCGGCGACCGGATGAGCATGGTCTTCCAGGACCCGGCCACCTCGCTCGACCCTGCCTTCGGCATCGGCGGCCAGATCGCCGAGACGATCCGCGCCCACCGCGGCGTCGGGCGCAAGGAGAGCAAGGCGCGGGCGCTGGAGCTGCTGCGGCAGGTCGGTATCCCGGCCGCCGAGCAGCGGTACTTCGACCCGCCGCACCGGCTCAGCGGCGGGATGCGGCAGCGGGTGGTGATCGCCGCCGCGCTCGCCAACCAGCCGGCGCTGCTGCTCGCCGACGAACCCACCACGGCGCTCGACGTCACCATCCAGGCACAGATCCTCGACCTGCTGCGCGACCTCCAGCGGCAGCACGGCACCACCATCCTGCTGATCGCCCACGACCTCGGGGTAGTGGCGCAGATCTGCGACCGGGTGGGCGTGATGTACGCCGGGCAGCTGGTCGAAGTCGCACCGGTCGCCGAGTTGTTCGCCCGTCCCGAACACCCCTACACCCGGGCCCTGCTGGACGCGCTGCCCGGCAAGACCCGCACCGCCGGCCCGCTGCGGGTCGTCGCCGGCGAGGTGCCCGACCTCGCCGACCCACCGTCGGGCTGCCGGTTCAAGGACCGCTGCCCGCAGCGCACCGGCGACTGCGACCGGACCCCGCCGCTGGCCGACGCCGGAGCCGGCCGGCGGATCGCCTGCTGGCTGTCCCCGGCGACCCGCGCGGCAGCCGCCCGGCAGGCGCCCGGAAAGTCCCCGACCCCGGTAGGTGAGCTGAGTTGACCGATCAGACGACCGATCAGACGACCGATCAGGCGACGGAGCAGGCGACGGAGCAGAAGACGTCCCGCCCGCTGCTGGAAGTGGACGGCGTGGTCAAGCGCTTCCCGGTCCGGCGCGGACTGTTCGGGTCCGGCGCCTGGGTGCACGCGGTCGAGGGCGTGGACCTCACCGTGGGACGCGGCGAAGTCGTCTCCCTCGTCGGCGAGTCGGGCTCCGGCAAGAGCACCCTCGGCCGCTGCGTCACAGGGATGTCCGCACCCACCGCAGGCCGGATCCGGTTCGACGGTGAGGACATCACCGGCACGGACGGGCCCGGCGGCCGCCGTACGGCCCGTACCGCCCGGCAGTCCTTCCGGCGCCGCGTGCAGCCGGTCTTCCAGGACCCACGCGGCTCCCTCGACCCGCGCTGGAGCGTCGAACGCACCATCCGCGAGCCGCTGAACGCCTACCGGGTCGGCACCCCGGCCGAACGGACCGTCCGCGTCGCGGAGTTGATGGCCCTGGTGGGCCTCGGCAAGCATCTCGCCGAGCGCCGCCCGCGAGAACTGTCCGGCGGGCAGCAGCAACGCGTCGCCATCGCGGCGGCGCTCGCTCTGGGACCCGATCTGATCGTCGCCGACGAACCGGTCTCCGCCCTGGACGTGTCGGTGCAGGCACAGATCCTCAACCTGCTCGCCGAACTGCGCTCCGAACTGGGCGTCGCACTGCTCTTCATCGCGCACGACCTGTCGGTGGTCGAGCACATCTCGGACCGGGTCGCCGTGATGTACCTCGGGCGGATCGTCGAGACCGGAACCGTCGCGGAGATCTTCAGCCGGCCTCGGCACCCCTACACCCGGGCGCTGATCGACTCCATTCCGCGTCCCGACCCGGCCCAGCGGATGTCTGCGGTCCGCCTGACCGGGGAGATCCCGAGCCCGGTCACCCCGCCGTCCGGGTGCCGCTTCCACCCCCGCTGCCCGGTCGCCGTCGACAGGTGCGCCACCCACGAACCGCCCACCGTCACCTTCGGCCCTGGCCACCGGGCCGACTGCCACGTCCTCACCGACGCGGACGCCGCGCACCCGGCCGTCCGACCCGCCGCCCCCTTCACGGCCGCGGACCCCGCCGCCCTCCTAACGGCCGCGGACCCCGCCGCCCCCGCCCAGCCGGCCATCCACCGCGCCGCCCCCAGCAAGGAGATGTCATGACCGACCAGCCCGCTCCCACCACGGCCGACCTCAGCGCGGTCCCGCCGGCACCCGGC
Coding sequences within it:
- a CDS encoding ABC transporter permease, which translates into the protein MNARLAYALRRVLLTVPVLLATSVFVFLLIRLVPGDPVRTMLGIRATPTTVATVRDQLGLDHSLPEQYWMWLTGIFHGDLGTDFVSHEPITRLLGVALPVTLELTVLAMLLALLAGVPLGVLAATRGGWSRKLTGGFVIGAISIPDFWLGLMLVLVFTGVFNLLPPTGYVALTTDPVQNIRYMILPVLTLATGQSAYILRTTRAAMLGTLGEPFVAFLRAKGLRERSVVAVHALRNSSGPIVTVTGIQFGVLLGGAIVIETLFALPGVGRLVVTAISQRDYVVVQGGVLVVACLFIVVNLLTDLVHGLLDPRVEEAVAR
- a CDS encoding ABC transporter permease, which translates into the protein MTAVDQRRTKPVPARTLLGGSARLSRRLGGREGVIGWSLLAVLVLIALLAPLLAPHSAEAIDDSRVFGSPTAAHPLGSDDLGRDVLSRILFAYRVSLGIAVGSVVLAMLIGIPLGVLAGYAGGWVDLVLMRAVDLLLAFPALLLAISLIAILGPGSGVALLAIAVIYIPIMARVVRGSVLVVRNQPYVAGARTRGVSHLRIVWGHVLPNSIGPALVQASVLTAFAIIIEASLSFLGLGAQPPTPELGLMLAEGNNYLTQAPWVEIFPGLAISLTVFAFNMIGDGLRRGFDPYGMAR
- a CDS encoding ABC transporter ATP-binding protein, whose product is MNETLVQFRSVGVRYASGAGEVSAVRDVCLDLHSGETFGLVGESGCGKTTLAMGLMGLLPPAARVDGDIVFQGRELGSLPESERRALRGDRMSMVFQDPATSLDPAFGIGGQIAETIRAHRGVGRKESKARALELLRQVGIPAAEQRYFDPPHRLSGGMRQRVVIAAALANQPALLLADEPTTALDVTIQAQILDLLRDLQRQHGTTILLIAHDLGVVAQICDRVGVMYAGQLVEVAPVAELFARPEHPYTRALLDALPGKTRTAGPLRVVAGEVPDLADPPSGCRFKDRCPQRTGDCDRTPPLADAGAGRRIACWLSPATRAAAARQAPGKSPTPVGELS
- a CDS encoding ABC transporter ATP-binding protein; the protein is MTDQTTDQTTDQATEQATEQKTSRPLLEVDGVVKRFPVRRGLFGSGAWVHAVEGVDLTVGRGEVVSLVGESGSGKSTLGRCVTGMSAPTAGRIRFDGEDITGTDGPGGRRTARTARQSFRRRVQPVFQDPRGSLDPRWSVERTIREPLNAYRVGTPAERTVRVAELMALVGLGKHLAERRPRELSGGQQQRVAIAAALALGPDLIVADEPVSALDVSVQAQILNLLAELRSELGVALLFIAHDLSVVEHISDRVAVMYLGRIVETGTVAEIFSRPRHPYTRALIDSIPRPDPAQRMSAVRLTGEIPSPVTPPSGCRFHPRCPVAVDRCATHEPPTVTFGPGHRADCHVLTDADAAHPAVRPAAPFTAADPAALLTAADPAAPAQPAIHRAAPSKEMS